tatgtgtgtatatataatataatataataatataatataattttataaaaatgggGATAATCAGTCTGTGGAAAGATAATGCTCCCTTTATTTTGTTATTGGCTAGTGGAGATTTCACACGGCTTTTGTGTGGTAGACTAAACGTTGACCTTATCAACGGCTCAAAATTCCTACAAATGCATTATTGTTCTTGACAATAACCATTTCCACTAAAACCCATTTCAGCTCTACTTGATCTCTCATCATAAActaattatcaattatcaattaatgGCTGAAATAATCGTTTCTGAGATCCTGAAATTTGTTCTTGAGAAGTTAACATCCGAAGCTGTGAAGAAAATTGTTCGGTCTCAAGAAATTCAATCCGAGCTCGAGAAACTGGAGAGGAGATTGTTGCAGATCAAAAACGTTCTTAATGATGCTTCTCAAAAGGAAGTAACTGATGAAGCAGTTAGAGTGTGGTTGAATGGTCTCCAACATTTGGCTTACGATATTGACGACGTACTCGATGGTTTAGCAACGGATGCTATGAAGCGTGAGTTCAAAGAACAGGATTCGGTTGCCTTCACTAGCAAGGTAAGAAAACTCATCATCCCAACTTGTTGCAAAAATTTCACATTAAGTGAAAAGATGAGTGGCAAGTTAGATGATATTACCAGCAAGTTGGAAGATTTGGAAAAGGAAAAAACTAGGCTTAATTTGGTTGTGATAAATGATATGCCAAAAAATAAAAATAGAGGATTACAGACCTCTTTGCAAGATGAATCTAGTATTGTTGGACGCGAAACGGAAAAGGGGAAATTACTTGAACAGTTACTGAAAGGTGAACCTTGTGATCAAAGATTTAGTGTTGTTCCGATAGTTGGTATGGGTGGGGTTGGTAAAACGACTCTAGCCAGACTTTTGTATAACGACGACCAAGTGAACGATCACTTCGATCTCAAGGCGTGGGTTTGTGTTTCAGATGATTTTGATCGTTTTGGTATAAGCAAAGTTATCTTTCAGTCTGTAGCTGGCCAGAATAAAGAATTTGCAGATTTAAATCTACTTCAAGTACATCTTAAAAATCTACTTACGGGGAAACGTTTTCTGTTAGTGTTGGATGATGTATGGAGCGAAAGTTATGACGATTGGGAAACTCTGGTTACTCCATTTCATGCATGTGCTCCTGGAAGTAAAATCATCTTGACAACACGGAAGGAACAATTGCTCAAGAAGATTGGCTATAATCATATAGACCATCTGCAGAGCTTGTCACATGATGAATCTCTATCTTTGGTTGCTTTACATGCTTTAGGTGTAAATAACTTTGATTTACATCCCAAACTTAAACCATATGGAGAAGGTATTGTGGAAAAATGTGGTGATTTGCCTTTGGCTTTGAAAGCAGTTGGGAGGTTGTTGAGGAGCAAAGGAAATGAAGAAGAATACTGGAAGGAAGTGTTGAATAGTGATATATGGAGACTAGAAGATGAAGGTGGGATAAAAGCCCTTAAATTAAGCTACCATGATCTTTCCGCATGTTTGAAGCGGTTGTTCGCATACTGTTCTTTGTTTCCAAAAGACTATATTTTTTATAAGAGGAAGTTGGTTCTGTTGTGGATGGCGGAAGGATTTTTGCACCATTCGATTCCAGACAAGTCAGAAGAGGACTTTGGCCATGAATGTTTTGATGAGTTGTTGTCTAGGTCATTTTTTCAACATGCACCAAGTGACAGATTGTTATTTGTGATGCATGACTTGATGAATGACTTGGCGACATCAATTGCTGGTGAATTTTTTGTTAGGTTAGATAATAagatggaagatatggataaaggGAGTAACGGATTGGAAAAGTATCGCCATATGTCATTTGTTCGTGAGGAATATGGAGCCTATGATGAGTTCAAGGAATTCAAAAGAGCTAGAAATTTGAGAACGCTCATGGCAACGTCTGTTGGGGTTATAAATGATTGGCAATACTTCTACTTATCTAATAAGATTTTGGTTGACATACTTCCGGAGCTACCCTTGTTAAGGGTTCTCAATTTAAGCAATTTTCGGATAAGTGAGGTCCCAGAGTCAATCGGAAATTTGAGGCATTTGCGGTATCTTAATTTATCTCGAACTGAGATCACACAACTACCGGAGAGTGTCTGCAATCTCTATAATTTACAGACACTGATCCTGTTTGGATGTTTTAGTTTAGTTAAGCTTCCCAACAACTTGTCAAAGCTTAAGAATCTGCGGCACTTTGACATGAGAAATACTCCACGTTTGAATAATATGCCCATAGAAATGGGTAATTTAAACAGCCTACAAACACTCTCCAAAATCATTCTTGGAGGTGAAAACGGCCGATTTAAAACTTCCGAGTTGAAAGAATTAAAGAACCTGTGTGGGGAGATCTCTATAGAATGTTTGGAAAAAGTGCAGAATGCAACTCATGTACAAGAGGCAAACTTTTCGCACAAGAGGATTAGCGagttagaagtgaaatggagtgatgaGTTTGATGGTAGTCGTAACCAACTGCTTGAAAAGGAGGCTCTAGAAGGGCTGAAGCCTCATAATGATACTTTAAAAAAACTCAAAATAGTGTCATACGGAGGAATAGAGCTTCCAAATTGGGTTGCACATCCCTCTTTTGGTGGGTTGTCACGTGTATCGATAAGTGGCTGTAAAAAGTGTACATGTTTACCGTCACTTGGGCAGCTACACTCACTTGAGGAGTTGTTTATTGGAGGCATGGATGAGGTGAATAATGTGGGTTTCGAGTTTCTTGGTACTACTGGTGTTGGTGTTTCATTCCCGTCACTTAAAACTCTAAGATTTAGAAATATGAAGGGGTGGGAGTCATGGTCAACAAAAAGTGGGGTAGTGTTTCCGTGCCTTGAGAACCTTGTTATACAAGAATGTCCAAATCTGGTACAAGTATCAAACGAAGCATTTCCATCACTAAGACATCTAGAAATTAGCAAGTGTGATCACATTGTGTTGACAAGTTTGATTCGTGCAGCTCCATTGGTGACCGAGTTAAATATACAAAGTATTTCAGGTCTTACTGATGAGGTGTGGAGAGGTGTCGTAGAGCATTTGAGGGCAGTTGAAGAATTAGAGATCTGGTCATGTGATGGAATAAGATACTTGTGGGAATCAGAAGTAAAGGCAAGTACGGTTCTTGTGAGTTTAAGCAAGTTGTATGTACGTAATTGTGATAATTTGGTGAGTCTTGGAGAGAGAGAGGAGGAAgattatggtgatgatgatgatgataagagtGGAAGCAGTCTCCTCCTCACATCTCTTAGGATACTTGAAATATGGGAATGTAAGAGAATGGAGCATTGTAGGTGTCCAAACAACATTGAGACATTGAGTATTCGAATTTGTGATTCACTTACAGATGTTTCCTTTTTATCAAGTGAAGGAGGACATAATCTTAAGTCACTTACAACTTGCCGTTGTAAAGGacttatcaacaacaacaacaaagccaTGCTTTTGCTTCAACATGTACGTATACAACAATTTCGGAATCTGAAACTAATCCTTGAAATGAAGTGCTTTGTTCATTTGACCAGTTTAGTAATTTATGATTGTGAGAGTCTGGAATCAATTCCCGATCAGCAATTGCCGGATCTCACCTCGTTAACAGAACTGGTAATTTACAAATGTCCAAGAATTGATGGTTCATTTCCTCGTGGGCTTTGGCCTCCCAAATTGCAatccttaacaataggtatgttgaAGAAGCCCATATCAGAGTGGGGCCCACAGGAATTCCCACCCTCACTTGTTGACCTAACCTTATatggaaatgatgatgatgatgatgatgatgtgagtATTAATACTCAGTTTTCTCGTCTTCTTCCGTCATCTCTCACCTCTCTGTCCATAAGTGATTTTAAGAGATTGGAAACAATATCAATATCAATGGGACTGCAACACCTCACCTCACTCCAACATCTCCATATTTCCATATGCCGAAAGATAAAAGATCTCTTACTTCCATCATCTCTTACTTCTCTCGAGATAGATGGTTCGAATGAATTGGAAACAATTTCAAAGGGACTGCAACACCTCACCTCCCTCCAGCATCTTACAATTTCATTTTGCCCAAAGTTGAAAGATCTACCACAAATGTTGCCTTCACTTCTCAGTTTGGAAATTATTGAATGTCCAAAGCTGAAAGAAAGGtgtagtaaaagtaaaagtaaaagtagaaGAGGATCCTACAACTACAACTACTGGCACCTCATCTCCCATATCCCCAAAATCAAAATAGACTATAAGTTGCAATGAAGGTATTCATATCTGTTATCTTTCTATTTCTGCATTTATAATCTGGTTTTGATTACAATTGAACAAACATATTTTTAATACTATCGCATCTCAAATGTTAACATAGTGAGTACAAATAATGAATGATGAATCATTTTAATAATGCACTCCCTGATTATAAACAAAAGAATTGATGATAAGTTTTTTTGACTAGATACTGTAATGAACAAAACAATTACACTAACAATCATAGTTTCTTACCGCACTAACTAGCTAAGATTATTATTTCATTATATGTTGAAACTGCAACTTAAAATCTTGATAACAATTGTTTGAAATGTGCAATCATACATTAACATTATGTATACAAATCTTAAATGACTTTAATAATGTAGTCCCTGATTATAAACAAAAGATTTAATAAGTTTTTTTCTGACTATGCCACCTGAATAGAAAAGTCATATAATTTTCTTCTAATTAGCTTAGGAAATTATATTCATTAAATAATAATATGCTTTGGGGGAATTTCGACCCATTTAACCCTTTtctttcccccccccccccccccccccccccccccccctcacaAAAGTATCTACTAATCTATGTTGTGGTGAAACATTGCACAAATTGACGCATTCATAAGAAAAAATTGCCACATCTATCTCTAACTATTGGTTTGTTGCACTAGGTGTATCATCAGGCACGTTAAATATTGCAAGTGCTTTTCAGTTTTGGGTAGAGATCAATTGTAGTGGTTCCAGATGACATTCTTCCGCTGCCACCTGTAATTAAGTCACCTAAATGCTAGCTATATAGAAGATACATGGATGTAGGTACCATTACATCATTTAAAACCTTCATTTTTAACACTTTAAGATGTAGGCATTAATGTTAACTTAATATATTGTTTGTTAGGAATTTAATGCAAAAATATCACCGTGACCAACTGGTGTCGGTAGACAAGTTACAAATGACTTCAAGACTTTCTTCACTCGTATATACCCCCCAACCCCATCGGATCCAAGGTAGAGAAATATTCTGAAAATGAAGATTTGAGATCATCATAAAAAAGACACCAAATTAGCAAGCAGTTTGTACATTTGCAAACGGGAGGTTGGACCTGTTGAAAGTGTTGGCTTTTCTATTGGTAATGATTTTTATTGTTAATTCGATCTTTTGTTTTCTTAGGTGCATTGTTGCCTTGTTGGTTTATTTTcgtattttgttaaaaaaaaaaaaatatagatttaaGCTATATATAAACCCCAAAGGGGTGGTTAATTGGTTGAGTGCTTGGGAATTTCCAAAAGAGACCCAGATTCAATTCTCACGACCTCACTTTGGGACCTTGActttcaaaataaaaataaaaattaagctATATATATGTTCGAGGCGATGTTGTGTTATGCATAATGTAATATTGGTGTGAAGATAAGAACCTTTCTTTTATGTTATTTCCCTTGTTCAAGTACATGTGGCATCTTCTTTCGTAATACCTTATTATGTGATCTGTAATAAAGTAATAAAAACATAAAGAACTTACACTTTTCTTAGCTTTCAACATTTGTTTCTTTCCCTTTGTGTCGAAAATGTGGTCAGATGAACATCTGACCAATGGATGAATATGGATAAGTAGAAACAGCAACTTCACAAAAACAGGAAACTAGTCAGATCAGGTTGATTGAACACCATGTATTTTTTGCAACTGGATCAATGTTAGTGATTAGTTTCACAGTTTGACGCTACGTTTATTAGCATTGCTTTCAGTGTCTCTTTGGTTGGTGTTGGTTGTAATGAGTTGTCTTTGGGAATTTATTTGGTTAGAATTGGTATTTTAATTTGGGTTTTTCTACTCTATGCCATGGTGGTAGAGGTTAATTAGTATTAAATAACTTAATATTTCCTTTTCACATATTACTCCATCATAAAtggcttttaatttttattttctaCCCATTTTACCCTTTCTATTTTAATTCATTCCATTATTTTCCTTCTACAAAATCTCAAAATCAaagattctaaatttatatttgtaactgtCACGATATGATTTTATATGTCATAGAAATATCaccatcaatatttataattattatataatattttaaggGATTTTTCTCAAATCATTCAAatttaattacaaaataaaatagATATGGATTAAAGATTTGTGAATCACACTAGTCACTGTGACACTATAATAAGAAAATATATTATAAGATTGAGTTGCAATATACGTAATTAAGTATGTTAATGTAAGGATGAATATAAAATCACGTTTTACTATTGTTTATGCATAAATGATTTCATAAGCTTCAACTCCCATtttgttttctttcttttcttGCTTTGTTGATAAGAGTTATAATATGCAAGTCTCATTTTAGTGTCTAAGTATAATTTCTATctttgatttttatattttttgttaagAAAAGATGTATAAGAAAAACTTGTTTGATTTGAATGAAACTCCTATGGAGGAAATTTTTATTAATCTTCATGAAAGTGAAATTGCTTATGATAAAGATGAAATATGTATGAGTGAAAGTATTCATGAACCCTTTATAGGTCAATGTTTTCTTAGTGAAGAAAGACTTTTGTCTTTTATCAAAATTATGCAAAACAAAAAGGTTTTTCAATTCGAAAAGGtcgatttgataaaaaaaaatggagAGTAAAACGACGTGATTTCTTTTGTCACCGCGAAGGAAAGCCACAACCTAAAATGGTTGACCATTCTAAACAACAAAGAAATCGAGGGTCCACTAGATGTGAGTGTAACGCGTATATGCGAATAAAATTGAGAAGAATAAATGAGATTTTTCCTAAAGAGTGGCAAGTCACCAGTTTCAATATAGAGCATAATCACGATTTGTTGTCAACCGAGGAGGTACGGTTTCTTCCATCATATCGTAGTATAacaaatgaagatgagaaacgcaTAACCATGCTTAAAGAAGTTGGGTTGTCTGTTAAACAAATCATGCGTGTTATGGAGCTCGAAAAGAATTTAAAACACGGACAACTAGATTTTCTTAGTAAGGATGTTCATAATCTTTTTGGTAAATTATATGGAAAAAACTCTCTAAACGatgcaaaagaacttttaaaatattGTCAAAAAAGCAAAATAGAAAATTCTAGGTTTCAATATGCATTTACAATTGATCACGAGAATAAGTTAGAAAGTATTTTTTGGTCTCCTGCTCATTGTTTCGATTGGTACCAACTTTTTGGAGATGTGGTGGCATTCGATACAACATACAAAGTAAATTCATATGATatgtgatgtcgtgcgaggtgtacgtgaaatactatatattttttatacgaaaagtgatacaaactacacaagttttaattatttatttagagaatggatatacttaaaccttgctacaacactataggcagtgtacataatcgtagagtagtatagtttttagtaagtccggttcgatccacagggagcgggcttattgcacactatatttttaaacaactatatttgtacaaaatatatataattatatagaataatatataaaatggggtttaccgtttaatgaccggtttgtcgatttatattttaagcgaagcgtatagtaaatgacgatatttaaataacaatataaaataaataacaataattaaaatgacaataaataaaagtacgaggaaaaatgaaataaaatatattatgcttatttaaacttccgtaaccatgatatttgacgttttgattttaatttattgtcttgggttaattgtcctttgtcctggatgtatttgaaacctatctgatttttgtccataatagttcatcggtcataattataaactgctcggcaaatttaaccttatacccgaagtcaaatattccaactaactggggattcgaactgtaacaaggtcttaatactttgcttaatgaatacaccaggttatcgactgtgtgtaaac
This genomic window from Rutidosis leptorrhynchoides isolate AG116_Rl617_1_P2 chromosome 2, CSIRO_AGI_Rlap_v1, whole genome shotgun sequence contains:
- the LOC139894590 gene encoding putative disease resistance RPP13-like protein 1, with product MAEIIVSEILKFVLEKLTSEAVKKIVRSQEIQSELEKLERRLLQIKNVLNDASQKEVTDEAVRVWLNGLQHLAYDIDDVLDGLATDAMKREFKEQDSVAFTSKVRKLIIPTCCKNFTLSEKMSGKLDDITSKLEDLEKEKTRLNLVVINDMPKNKNRGLQTSLQDESSIVGRETEKGKLLEQLLKGEPCDQRFSVVPIVGMGGVGKTTLARLLYNDDQVNDHFDLKAWVCVSDDFDRFGISKVIFQSVAGQNKEFADLNLLQVHLKNLLTGKRFLLVLDDVWSESYDDWETLVTPFHACAPGSKIILTTRKEQLLKKIGYNHIDHLQSLSHDESLSLVALHALGVNNFDLHPKLKPYGEGIVEKCGDLPLALKAVGRLLRSKGNEEEYWKEVLNSDIWRLEDEGGIKALKLSYHDLSACLKRLFAYCSLFPKDYIFYKRKLVLLWMAEGFLHHSIPDKSEEDFGHECFDELLSRSFFQHAPSDRLLFVMHDLMNDLATSIAGEFFVRLDNKMEDMDKGSNGLEKYRHMSFVREEYGAYDEFKEFKRARNLRTLMATSVGVINDWQYFYLSNKILVDILPELPLLRVLNLSNFRISEVPESIGNLRHLRYLNLSRTEITQLPESVCNLYNLQTLILFGCFSLVKLPNNLSKLKNLRHFDMRNTPRLNNMPIEMGNLNSLQTLSKIILGGENGRFKTSELKELKNLCGEISIECLEKVQNATHVQEANFSHKRISELEVKWSDEFDGSRNQLLEKEALEGLKPHNDTLKKLKIVSYGGIELPNWVAHPSFGGLSRVSISGCKKCTCLPSLGQLHSLEELFIGGMDEVNNVGFEFLGTTGVGVSFPSLKTLRFRNMKGWESWSTKSGVVFPCLENLVIQECPNLVQVSNEAFPSLRHLEISKCDHIVLTSLIRAAPLVTELNIQSISGLTDEVWRGVVEHLRAVEELEIWSCDGIRYLWESEVKASTVLVSLSKLYVRNCDNLVSLGEREEEDYGDDDDDKSGSSLLLTSLRILEIWECKRMEHCRCPNNIETLSIRICDSLTDVSFLSSEGGHNLKSLTTCRCKGLINNNNKAMLLLQHVRIQQFRNLKLILEMKCFVHLTSLVIYDCESLESIPDQQLPDLTSLTELVIYKCPRIDGSFPRGLWPPKLQSLTIGMLKKPISEWGPQEFPPSLVDLTLYGNDDDDDDDVSINTQFSRLLPSSLTSLSISDFKRLETISISMGLQHLTSLQHLHISICRKIKDLLLPSSLTSLEIDGSNELETISKGLQHLTSLQHLTISFCPKLKDLPQMLPSLLSLEIIECPKLKERCSKSKSKSRRGSYNYNYWHLISHIPKIKIDYKLQ
- the LOC139889822 gene encoding protein FAR1-RELATED SEQUENCE 11-like, whose product is MVDHSKQQRNRGSTRCECNAYMRIKLRRINEIFPKEWQVTSFNIEHNHDLLSTEEVRFLPSYRSITNEDEKRITMLKEVGLSVKQIMRVMELEKNLKHGQLDFLSKDVHNLFGKLYGKNSLNDAKELLKYCQKSKIENSRFQYAFTIDHENKLESIFWSPAHCFDWYQLFGDVVAFDTTYKVNSYDM